Proteins encoded within one genomic window of Leptolyngbya sp. FACHB-261:
- a CDS encoding DUF2973 domain-containing protein: MLPMLYIIAFTVLAFLAMGNLIRSLMTLGSQEMQRPAYPQSRRPRQVPHPELLDESGNLIREPLLVMKSISVDEARDRLNALYSEGSELASQDDPRNEV, translated from the coding sequence ATGTTACCGATGCTTTACATTATCGCTTTCACAGTGTTGGCCTTTCTGGCCATGGGCAATTTAATCCGCAGCCTGATGACGCTGGGTTCTCAGGAGATGCAACGGCCCGCCTACCCGCAATCGCGTCGCCCCAGGCAGGTTCCTCATCCAGAGTTGCTGGATGAATCAGGCAATTTGATCCGGGAGCCTCTGCTTGTAATGAAGTCTATCTCAGTGGATGAGGCGCGGGACCGTCTGAATGCTCTTTATAGCGAAGGTTCCGAGTTGGCTTCGCAGGACGATCCGCGCAACGAGGTCTAA
- a CDS encoding DUF2605 domain-containing protein: protein MLNAELPDPELLKVVLEPLLEDFVYWFVRSEKLLSTERLDFLSLEAQADLLGRVLQALAEVRASQSLFKATEGKAGIEARALVPWHQLLMECWQVANRFRAQQQA, encoded by the coding sequence ATGCTGAATGCCGAGCTGCCGGACCCGGAGTTGCTGAAGGTGGTGTTAGAGCCCCTGTTGGAGGACTTCGTTTACTGGTTTGTTCGCTCAGAGAAGCTGCTTAGCACGGAGCGCTTAGATTTTTTAAGTCTGGAGGCTCAAGCTGACTTACTTGGTCGTGTGTTGCAAGCGCTCGCTGAGGTCCGAGCAAGCCAGTCCTTGTTTAAAGCGACAGAGGGCAAAGCTGGTATTGAGGCGCGGGCTTTAGTGCCGTGGCATCAGCTGCTCATGGAGTGCTGGCAGGTTGCCAATCGCTTTCGGGCTCAGCAGCAAGCGTAG